One window from the genome of Metabacillus flavus encodes:
- a CDS encoding DEAD/DEAH box helicase, translating to MSSLQHHLSGRHLLASEIPFPSEMLENEDIQKEKGVTGTKGKFQCTRCLNKQRHLFASFHCAKCGRHCTYCRSCIMMGRVSECETLYSWIGATPVTQSSSGLDWTGTLSQLQSHASNCIKHAMENQSELLVWAVCGAGKTEILFQGIEEALKQNKRICLATPRTDVVLELYPRFQQAFPKADAAALYGGSEDRYKSSRLVLSTAHQLFRFKQTFDCIIIDEVDAFPFSADQTLQEAVQKARKPESSLIFLTATPSKEMQKRALSNKLPSVRIPGRYHGHPLPVPRFQWIGSYKGRLQRNKLPKPLLKWIQEHLDKEKPAFLFVPNIPALHHVTAILQNIHPLIEGVHSEDPDRKEKVQRFRDRISPLIVTTTILERGVTVPDSDAAVFGAEEDIFTESALVQIAGRVGRHQDYPTGDVVFFHYGKTNAMIQSRLHIKKMNREAFK from the coding sequence ATGTCCTCACTACAGCACCACCTCTCAGGCCGCCACCTCCTGGCCTCTGAAATTCCTTTCCCCTCAGAAATGCTCGAAAACGAAGACATCCAAAAAGAAAAAGGTGTCACAGGTACAAAAGGAAAATTCCAATGCACGCGCTGCCTAAATAAGCAGCGCCATTTGTTCGCCTCCTTCCACTGCGCCAAATGCGGCAGGCATTGCACCTACTGCCGTTCCTGCATCATGATGGGGCGGGTCAGTGAGTGTGAAACGCTTTATAGCTGGATTGGGGCCACTCCAGTAACCCAATCTTCCTCAGGACTAGACTGGACCGGCACACTTTCTCAACTTCAAAGTCATGCATCCAATTGTATTAAGCATGCAATGGAGAATCAGTCGGAGCTTCTTGTCTGGGCTGTGTGCGGAGCGGGAAAAACTGAAATTCTGTTTCAAGGAATAGAAGAGGCGCTGAAGCAAAACAAACGGATATGTCTCGCTACACCGAGAACAGATGTGGTACTCGAGCTGTATCCGCGTTTCCAACAGGCTTTTCCGAAAGCCGATGCTGCTGCTTTATACGGAGGAAGTGAGGACCGCTACAAATCCTCCCGACTCGTTTTATCCACGGCCCATCAGCTTTTCCGGTTTAAACAAACGTTTGATTGCATCATTATTGACGAGGTTGATGCGTTTCCGTTCTCTGCTGATCAGACGCTGCAGGAAGCGGTTCAGAAAGCAAGGAAACCGGAGAGCTCCCTCATTTTCCTAACCGCCACCCCTTCCAAAGAAATGCAAAAAAGAGCTCTTTCAAACAAGCTTCCCTCGGTTCGAATCCCCGGACGCTATCATGGGCATCCGCTTCCAGTCCCGCGCTTTCAGTGGATTGGCAGCTATAAAGGGCGTCTTCAGCGGAACAAGCTTCCTAAGCCCCTCCTAAAATGGATTCAGGAGCATCTTGATAAAGAAAAGCCAGCTTTTCTTTTTGTTCCCAACATCCCGGCACTTCATCATGTCACAGCCATTCTGCAGAATATCCATCCTTTAATAGAAGGGGTCCACTCGGAAGATCCGGATAGAAAAGAAAAGGTGCAGCGTTTCAGGGACAGGATTTCTCCACTGATTGTGACGACCACCATTCTGGAGCGGGGAGTGACGGTTCCAGATTCCGATGCTGCTGTATTTGGAGCGGAGGAGGATATTTTTACGGAAAGCGCTCTTGTTCAAATTGCCGGCAGGGTGGGACGACATCAGGATTACCCGACTGGGGACGTGGTGTTTTTTCACTACGGCAAAACGAATGCGATGATTCAGTCAAGGCTGCATATCAAAAAGATGAACCGGGAGGCTTTTAAATGA